From a single Phragmites australis chromosome 7, lpPhrAust1.1, whole genome shotgun sequence genomic region:
- the LOC133924403 gene encoding probable WRKY transcription factor 20, with protein sequence MDGHLAMEEWKDPKPGPQSLMPGVLTRAFPPDTIGGHHNDGAKAGFEKHGLSVAISSPREDGRSLPMTPQFGQKSGARSSLAERMQSRAGFSVAKLSMPFITAVGADNSVSGAPSPYLTIPPGLSPATLLESPVFLSNAMGQASPTTGKLLMLGGSNDNDPIRFEGPPLGECTGAFSFKPLELKPSLYTSEENKECLCNNQHPSLPSTQVSVKTETNIQTVQEANLLGQQKLNGQTVKSCSHDSKLSHLAPDTAAGNEHLSPPDQGQTADEGDARGDYPAMATTAPAEDGYSWRKYGQKQVKHSEYPRSYYKCTHPNCQVKKKVERSHEGHITEIIYKGTHNHPKPAQSRRPGVPPVHPFGDTQTDATDNPGSQANVGEASHLWHNNAVVQDLCGDGLDASSPPSVPGELCDSSASMQVHDGARFESPEGVDVTSAVSDEVDGDDRVTHGSMSQGGADAEGDELESKRRKLESYAIDMSTASRAVREPRVVIQTTSEVDILDDGYRWRKYGQKVVKGNPNPRSYYKCTHPGCCVRKHVERASHDLKSVITTYEGKHNHEVPAPRNSGHPSSAAMAAPGQAHAGARRPEHPPVQAGLTRFGGCGVPFGLPPRDPLAPMGNYPYSTALGPAALPSLPMPAGLGPVEGLHLPMLAPPLHPFLRQRQAMEAAGLVVPKSEAKGNGNAGGATASVYQQLMQRSRLPLGHQM encoded by the exons ATGGATGGCCATCTAGCCATGGAGGAGTGGAAGGATCCTAAACCAGGCCCACAATCCTTGATGCCGGGCGTCCTGaccagagcatttccaccagacaCCATTGGAGGACATCACAATGATGGCGCTAAGGCCGGATTTGAGAAGCATGGCTTGTCAGTCGCCATAAGCTCGCCTAGGGAGGATGGGCGGTCGCTGCCAATGACCCCGCAGTTTGGCCAGAAGTCTGGTGCCAGGAGCAGCCTCGCCGAGAGGATGCAGTCAAGAGCTGGATTCAGCGTGGCGAAGCTCAGCATGCCGTTCATCACAGCAGTTGGAGCTGATAATTCAGTGTCAGGAGCTCCATCGCCCTACCTCACCATCCCACCTGGCCTGAGCCCGGCAACGCTGTTGGAGTCACCAGTCTTCCTTTCAAATGCCATG GGCCAAGCCTCGCCAACCACGGGGAAGTTACTCATGCTTGGTGGCTCAAATGACAATGATCCTATTAGATTTGAAGGTCCTCCACTTGGAGAATGCACTGGTGCGTTTTCTTTCAAGCCTTTGGAGCTGAAACCCTCACTCTACACTTCTGAAGAAAACAAG gaatgtttatgcaacaatcAGCATCCATCCCTACCGAGCACGCAGGTTTCTGTCAAGACTGAAACCAATATTCAGACGGTACAAGAGGCTAATTTGCTGGGCCAACAGAAGCTCAACGGGCAGACTGTGAAGAGTTGTTCTCATGACTCCAAGCTCAGTCATCTTGCACCTGACACCGCTGCAGGAAATGAACACCTATCACCTCCGGATCAGGGCCAGACGGCAGATGAAGGCGACGCGAGGGGAGACTACCCAGCAATGGCCACCACTGCGCCGGCGGAGGACGGGTACAGCTGGAGGAAGTACGGGCAGAAGCAAGTGAAGcacagcgagtacccacggagCTACTACAAGTGCACGCACCCGAACTGTCAggtcaagaagaaggtggagCGCTCGCACGAGGGGCACATCACGGAGATCATCTACAAGGGCACGCACAACCACCCGAAGCCCGCGCAGAGCCGCCGGCCGGGCGTCCCGCCCGTCCACCCTTTCGGCGACACGCAGACGGACGCGACCGACAACCCAGGATCACAAGCAAACGTGGGGGAAGCGAGCCACCTGTGGCATAACAATGCTGTCGTTCAGGACTTGTGCGGCGACGGCCTGGACGCTTCGTCGCCCCCTTCTGTTCCGGGTGAGCTCTGTGACTCGTCGGCGTCTATGCAGGTCCACGACGGCGCTCGATTCGAGTCCCCGGAGGGTGTGGATGTGACGTCTGCGGTGTCTGACGAGGTGGACGGGGACGACAGGGTGACTCATGGCAGTATGTCCCAGGGCGGTGCCGATGCCGAGGGCGACGAACTGGAATCCAAGCGAAG GAAGCTGGAGTCATATGCCATTGATATGAGCACTGCATCGAGAGCTGTCCGCGAGCCTCGGGTCGTGATCCAGACGACGAGCGAGGTGGACATCCTGGACGACGGCTACCGCTGGCGCAAGTACGGGCAGAAGGTCGTCAAGGGTAACCCGAATCCAAG GAGCTACTACAAGTGCACGCACCCGGGGTGCTGTGTGCGGAAGCACGTGGAGCGCGCGTCGCACGACCTCAAGTCCGTGATCACGACGTACGAGGGCAAGCACAACCACGAGGTCCCCGCCCCCAGGAACAGCGGCCACCCGAGCTCCGCGGCGATGGCCGCGCCCGGCCAGGCCCACGCCGGCGCGCGCAGGCCGGAGCACCCCCCGGTGCAGGCCGGCCTGACGCGGTTCGGCGGCTGCGGTGTGCCGTTCGGCCTGCCGCCGAGGGATCCGCTCGCGCCGATGGGCAACTACCCGTACTCCACCGCCCTCGGCCCCGCGGCGCTGCCGAGCCTGCCGATGCCCGCGGGGCTCGGGCCCGTCGAGGGGCTGCACCTCCCGATGCTGGCGCCGCCGCTGCACCCGTTCCTGAGGCAACGGCAGGCGATGGAAGCCGCCGGGCTCGTGGTGCCCAAGTCGGAGGCGAAGGGCAATGGCAACGCCGGCGGTGC